The following nucleotide sequence is from Methanofastidiosum sp..
ATTAACGAAAAGGATTCATTTGTTTGTATATCAATGCGAGGAAACATAAATCCAGAATGCCTTACCCAAGTGTTAGCAAATATTGCTGATAACAAGCCTACAATTCTTGGGTAAAATTGGTATTTTCGCATTGAATTATGGATGATCATCAGTTCAAAGAGAAAGTATTACCGTTGAGCCATCGCTTATTCGGTTTGTGTGTCAAAATCATTGGCAACAATGATGAGGCCAAGGATGCACTTCAGGATATATTTGTAAAACTTTGGACATCAAGAGACTCTTTGGAAAGTATTAAAAATATTGAGGCATACGCTGTAACTATTACACGTAATTATTGCCTTGATAAACTAAGGTTAAGAAAAGAAAATATCTCAATTGAGAAGATTTATTTGTATGATGATAGTGAAGATCAGGTTAATCTAGAATATACTGAAAACTATAAACTTAACCTGATAAATAGTGCGCTCACAGAGTTGACCCCAAATCAACAAAAGGTTTTTGTAATGAGAGATATTGAAAGAATGAGTTTTGAAGAGATCTCAATTAATTTAGGAATTACTGAAGAAAATATCAGAGTATCTCTTTCAAGATCAAGAAAGAAACTTAAAGAATTAGTAAAAGAAGCAATTAGAAGAGAGAATAATTATGGAAGATAAATTTAAAATAAAGAACCTTCTTGATAATTACTACAATGGAAATACATCCATTGATGAGGAGGATTTGCTCAGAAATTATCTTTCACAAGACAATGTTCCTGACGAATTTAAGACTG
It contains:
- a CDS encoding RNA polymerase sigma factor, with the translated sequence MCVKIIGNNDEAKDALQDIFVKLWTSRDSLESIKNIEAYAVTITRNYCLDKLRLRKENISIEKIYLYDDSEDQVNLEYTENYKLNLINSALTELTPNQQKVFVMRDIERMSFEEISINLGITEENIRVSLSRSRKKLKELVKEAIRRENNYGR